In Candidatus Gastranaerophilales bacterium, one genomic interval encodes:
- the rpe gene encoding ribulose-phosphate 3-epimerase: MDKKILIAPSILSADFANLEQEIKKVEKAGADFIHIDVMDGHFVPNITIGAPVVKAIKKITALPLDVHLMIASPEKFLDDFINAGADILTIHYETVTNPKELLQYIRSKNIKAGISVKPQTLPEVLDGLYDYLDLILVMTVEPGFGGQSFIEECAPKINYYSKNTSVEFIEVDGGINYETAKICVNNGANVLVAGNYIYKSDDIENAMKLLKNID, translated from the coding sequence ATGGATAAAAAAATACTGATAGCACCATCTATACTTTCAGCGGATTTTGCTAATTTAGAGCAGGAAATTAAAAAGGTAGAAAAAGCAGGAGCGGATTTCATCCATATAGACGTTATGGATGGGCATTTTGTACCTAATATTACTATCGGCGCGCCTGTTGTCAAGGCGATTAAAAAAATAACCGCTCTTCCGTTGGATGTTCATCTTATGATAGCAAGCCCCGAAAAATTTTTGGATGATTTTATTAATGCGGGGGCGGATATTCTTACAATTCATTATGAAACGGTAACCAACCCCAAAGAGCTTTTGCAATATATCCGCAGCAAAAATATCAAAGCCGGAATTTCCGTGAAACCTCAAACTTTGCCCGAGGTTCTGGACGGGTTATATGATTATTTGGATTTAATACTTGTTATGACTGTAGAACCCGGGTTTGGCGGGCAGTCGTTTATAGAAGAATGTGCGCCAAAAATTAATTATTACAGCAAAAATACATCCGTGGAGTTTATTGAAGTTGATGGCGGTATCAACTATGAAACGGCAAAAATTTGTGTTAATAACGGTGCAAATGTTCTTGTTGCAGGTAACTATATCTACAAATCAGATGATATAGAAAATGCGATGAAATTGCTTAAAAATATTGATTAA
- a CDS encoding type II toxin-antitoxin system RelE/ParE family toxin: MEVRFTELAVEDLRSIKKYIFENNKKAAKEVVANIIESIETIIVPNPSAGRTGRVLRTRELVITKYPYIVPYQVRYNVIYILRILHTSRKWEL; encoded by the coding sequence GTGGAAGTCAGGTTTACGGAATTAGCAGTGGAGGACTTAAGAAGTATAAAAAAATACATCTTCGAAAATAACAAAAAAGCCGCAAAAGAAGTTGTAGCAAATATTATTGAGAGTATAGAAACAATTATAGTTCCAAATCCAAGCGCAGGCAGAACAGGAAGAGTCTTGAGGACAAGGGAGCTTGTTATTACCAAATATCCCTACATTGTACCTTATCAAGTCAGATATAATGTAATTTATATATTACGGATTCTTCACACTTCAAGAAAATGGGAGTTGTAG
- a CDS encoding ribbon-helix-helix domain-containing protein, which translates to MSSEQFSLRIPKDIKNKLEILAKATGRSKAFIAVEAIDKYIELESWQIEAIQDGIKAVDDSKTVSINEIKKEWEL; encoded by the coding sequence GTGTCTTCAGAACAATTTTCATTGAGAATACCAAAGGATATTAAAAATAAGCTTGAAATACTTGCAAAAGCCACGGGTCGTTCAAAAGCTTTTATTGCTGTGGAAGCAATTGACAAATACATTGAACTTGAGTCTTGGCAGATTGAGGCTATTCAAGACGGAATAAAAGCTGTAGATGACAGTAAAACCGTTTCTATTAATGAGATTAAAAAAGAATGGGAGCTTTAA